DNA sequence from the Streptomyces canus genome:
CAGGAATCGCCGACGACTCGTCGAGCGTCCGCCGCGTGGCGGAACGGATCGCGGGTGAGGTGCCCGTTTCCGACCCGGTTCACCAGAACCGCGCTGAGAACCAGCAGGCGGCGACGTGGTCCGGGGCGGTCGACCAGCCGTCGCGGCAGCGTTACGGTAATCCCTTACCGTATGCCATGCCGGGAGGCATTGGCTGGTACCGTGTCAGTCAGTTCGGAGCGCGGGCTCGGCCTACGCTCGGGCCGGGCCGGTGGGGTGGTGACAAGGAGGAGAAGCAGCGTGACCAAGGCCGATTCCGCCGGGACGCGTAAGCGTCGTCAGCGTAACTCGATCAACGCCGAGGAGATCCTCGGGGGTGCCTTCGAGGTCGCGCGGGGCACCTCGCTCGACCAGCTGAGCATGCCGATCCTCGCCGAGCATCTGGGTGTCGGCGTCACCAGCATCTACTGGTACTTCCGGAAGAAGGAAGAGCTGCTCAATGCGATGACGGACATCGCCGTCGACAAGTACCTGCGGCTGATGCCGGAGGTCCGGGCGGATGACACCTGGCAGAACATGCTGTCCTCGCACTTCCGCGTGCAGCGCGAGATCCACCGCGAGGATGCGGTCCTCTCCGATCTGCTGTTGATCCGCACCTCCACATACAGTCGTGAGGCGACCCGCCGCATCATGGAACTGCTCGAGTCCGTGGTGGCGAAACTGGTCGCGGACGGTTTCACGCCCGACAACGCGATGATGGTGTGCAACGCCATCGGTGTGTACACCCGCGGTTCGATCATCCACGAGCGCATCCTTCGGCTGGCCAACGCGCCGATGACCGACCCCGCCCGCCAGCGTCGCATCACGGACTGGTTCCACTTTCCCGTCCTGGACGGCTTGATCGACCGCCATCCGATCTCCGGGACGAGTGACGAGGACTTCGAGTTCAGCGTTGCGCGCCTGATGTGCGGGTTCGAGGTCCTCCTTAGCGAGCAGAGCCAGCGGCCTCGCAAGACGGCGCGCGGATCGACGGCCGCGCGGGGCACGACGACCGCTCGTAAGGCCCCTGCTCGCAAAAAAGCCGGATCCTGACGGCTTCCGGGGAGCGCTGCGACACCGGGCCGGTTCGGTCGTGTCGAGGCCGGTTCCCGCAGGGCTCGGCCGAAAGTCTCCCAGGCGCATCAGGCCGTTCGCGTCCTCGTGGGATGCATGTCGCCAAGGGCTGGGCCGGGGCCTTGGCGACATGCCGGCCGGGCAGGTTCAGAGCCGCTCGCCGGGCGCGGTCACCAGCGTGGTGCGGCGCCCGGCGGCGACGAGCCTGCCGCCGGGCCCCAGTGTGCTCGTGACGCAACCGGGCCCTGCCTGGACGGGAACCGGGACCCTCGCGGTTCGGCTCGCCGGCCGCTACCTGCGGACGGCGGCAGGGTCCCACCGCAGGGGGAGGCTGTGCAGCCCCAGCAGCATGCTGCGCGATTCGTCGAACGGGATGTCCGGATCGATCTCGTACACCGGAATGCGCTTGTGCCACTCCTCGTAGGCGATCACCAGCTCCTGTCGCGCGAGGTGAGACCCGAGGCACCGGTGCGGCCCCGCACCGAACGCCAGATGCGAGATGTCGGTGCGGTCGAAGTCGACCGTCGCGGCGTCCGGGAAGTGCTGCTCGTCGCGGTTCCCGGACGGCAGGCTGAGGATGAACCGCTGGCCCTTCTTCACCGGGCAGCCGTCCACTTCGGTGTCGGTCATCGCCGTCCGCACGATGTTCACGACCGAGTAGACGCGGAGGAACTCCTCGATCGCGTTGGGAATCACCGACGGGTCGGCCGCGATCCGCTCCCGGTCGGCCGGATGGCTCGCCAGATGGTGGAAGCCGTAGCCGAGCGAGGCGGTGACGGTGTCCAGACCGGCCTGGAACAGCAGGAGATAGAAGGAGAGCAGGTCCTGGTGCGGGATCGGCTCACCGTCGATCTGCCAGTCCATGGCGCGCGAGATGAGGTCGGAGCCGCGCTCCTCGGCCGGCGTCTTCCTGCGCTCCTCCAGGATCTGCGACAGGTATGCGGTGACCTCGGTCTGGGCCCGGACCGAGGCCCGGTACGCTTCGGCCCGATCCGTCGACTCCGGGTGCAGGATGTCGGTCTCCCACGCGATGAACTTGTCCAGTTCTTCGACCGGCAGGCCGATGATGTGCTTGAGGAAGATGCTGGTCGGGAACCTGAGCGCGAATTCCTTGGCGAAATCGCAGTGACCGCGGTCGATGAACCCGTCGATGATTTCGTTGACGCGCGCGCGGAGGGAGCCTTCCAGGCGGGCGACGGTGCCGGGTGAGAAGGACGAGGCGAGCAGCCTGCGCCACTTCACGTGGATCGGGCCGTCGATCTGATGCGGCACGAGGGTGAATGCCGCCTCCTCGCCGGTCACCGGATCGTAGAACTTGCTGTGGAACACGTCGGCGCGCTGGGCGACCTCCTGCACCAGGTCGTAGGTGGTGTAGATGATCTGGCCGGTGCCGAGCGTGTGTGCCGGTCCGGCGTCCCGCAGGGAGTCCAGTTCCGCGTAACCGGCGAGCGGTTCGCGGCTGCCGCCCTGCATCACCAGGTCACTGTAGGGGCATCGCTGTGCGATCAGCGCATCCCGCTCATCCGCATCGCTCGTGGTCTGCTCCGTCTGCGCCATGTCGCTCCTTCGCGCTCCCGCATCCGTGCAACGCTTTTACTGTTGCAAGTCCCGTGATGCTTACGGTAACGACTCCAGTCGTCGGTCACAAT
Encoded proteins:
- a CDS encoding TetR/AcrR family transcriptional regulator codes for the protein MTKADSAGTRKRRQRNSINAEEILGGAFEVARGTSLDQLSMPILAEHLGVGVTSIYWYFRKKEELLNAMTDIAVDKYLRLMPEVRADDTWQNMLSSHFRVQREIHREDAVLSDLLLIRTSTYSREATRRIMELLESVVAKLVADGFTPDNAMMVCNAIGVYTRGSIIHERILRLANAPMTDPARQRRITDWFHFPVLDGLIDRHPISGTSDEDFEFSVARLMCGFEVLLSEQSQRPRKTARGSTAARGTTTARKAPARKKAGS
- a CDS encoding cytochrome P450 gives rise to the protein MAQTEQTTSDADERDALIAQRCPYSDLVMQGGSREPLAGYAELDSLRDAGPAHTLGTGQIIYTTYDLVQEVAQRADVFHSKFYDPVTGEEAAFTLVPHQIDGPIHVKWRRLLASSFSPGTVARLEGSLRARVNEIIDGFIDRGHCDFAKEFALRFPTSIFLKHIIGLPVEELDKFIAWETDILHPESTDRAEAYRASVRAQTEVTAYLSQILEERRKTPAEERGSDLISRAMDWQIDGEPIPHQDLLSFYLLLFQAGLDTVTASLGYGFHHLASHPADRERIAADPSVIPNAIEEFLRVYSVVNIVRTAMTDTEVDGCPVKKGQRFILSLPSGNRDEQHFPDAATVDFDRTDISHLAFGAGPHRCLGSHLARQELVIAYEEWHKRIPVYEIDPDIPFDESRSMLLGLHSLPLRWDPAAVRR